In a genomic window of Thiosocius teredinicola:
- a CDS encoding (2Fe-2S)-binding protein, with amino-acid sequence MIGLTVNGERRDVDVDPDTPLLWVLRDSLQLTGTKYGCGKGLCGACTVHMNGSPVRSCSIPLSAAAGADITTIETIANDPVGQVVQTAWRARDVVQCGYCQSGQIMSAVALLKRNRQPSDSDIDTAMNGNICRCATYVRIRAAIHDAAKALG; translated from the coding sequence ATGATCGGATTGACAGTGAACGGCGAACGGCGCGATGTCGACGTCGACCCGGATACCCCCCTGCTGTGGGTGTTGCGTGACAGCCTGCAGCTCACCGGCACCAAGTATGGCTGCGGCAAGGGCCTGTGCGGCGCCTGCACGGTGCACATGAACGGCTCGCCGGTGCGCTCCTGCTCGATACCGCTGTCGGCGGCCGCGGGTGCCGATATCACCACCATCGAGACCATCGCGAACGACCCGGTCGGCCAGGTCGTGCAGACCGCCTGGCGGGCGCGCGACGTCGTGCAATGCGGTTACTGCCAGTCGGGCCAGATCATGAGCGCGGTCGCGCTGCTCAAGCGCAACCGGCAACCGAGCGACAGCGATATCGACACCGCGATGAACGGCAACATCTGCCGCTGCGCGACCTATGTGCGGATCCGTGCCGCGATCCATGATGCCGCCAAGGCGCTGGGCTGA
- a CDS encoding XdhC family protein: MDTLDSQVLDATRRWAAEGCRFVLVSVVRTWGSAPRQPGAWMAIDQRGRVHGSVSGGCVEEDLIARIRSGEFSDGRTQLIRYGVTRDEALRFGLPCGGTLELLIEAAPDVDLLEAMSKRIANGERLQRRVDLLSGEVSLQPADGRSRTTWDGRVFSTPHGPALRLLLVGAGQIARFLVPMAQALGYRVTVCDPREEYTSEWDVPGCELLRAMPDDVIIERGLDAGSAVVTLTHDPKLDDMALIEALRSPAFFVGALGSRKTNATRRARLRDYCELSQQQVDRLHGPVGLPIGSHTPPEIAVSIIAEITAVKNSVSDGIAQSSAGAEDAVRYRLAT; this comes from the coding sequence ATGGATACGCTCGATTCACAGGTCCTGGATGCCACCCGCCGCTGGGCGGCCGAAGGGTGTCGCTTCGTGTTGGTCAGCGTCGTTCGCACCTGGGGTTCGGCGCCGCGCCAGCCCGGCGCATGGATGGCGATCGATCAACGCGGTCGCGTGCATGGTTCGGTCTCCGGCGGTTGTGTCGAAGAAGATCTGATTGCACGCATCCGCAGCGGCGAGTTCAGCGACGGAAGGACGCAGTTGATTCGATACGGCGTCACCCGCGATGAGGCGTTGCGTTTCGGTCTGCCATGCGGCGGTACGCTCGAACTGTTGATCGAAGCGGCACCGGATGTTGATCTGCTGGAAGCGATGAGCAAGCGCATCGCAAACGGCGAACGGCTGCAACGGCGTGTCGATCTGCTCAGCGGAGAGGTATCGCTGCAACCTGCCGACGGTCGATCGCGAACAACCTGGGATGGGCGCGTATTCAGCACACCGCATGGTCCGGCGCTACGCCTGCTGTTGGTTGGGGCGGGGCAGATCGCACGTTTCCTGGTGCCGATGGCACAGGCGCTCGGTTACCGGGTCACCGTCTGCGATCCACGTGAAGAATACACGTCGGAATGGGATGTGCCGGGATGCGAGTTGCTGCGCGCAATGCCGGACGACGTGATTATCGAACGCGGTCTGGATGCCGGTAGTGCGGTCGTTACCTTGACCCACGATCCCAAGCTCGACGACATGGCGCTGATCGAGGCTTTGCGCTCGCCGGCTTTCTTTGTCGGTGCACTGGGCTCGCGTAAGACCAATGCCACGCGGCGTGCGCGCTTGCGTGACTATTGCGAACTGTCGCAGCAGCAGGTCGATCGTTTGCATGGGCCGGTGGGGCTGCCGATCGGCAGCCATACTCCGCCCGAGATCGCGGTGTCGATCATCGCCGAGATCACGGCAGTCAAGAACTCAGTGAGTGATGGTATTGCGCAGTCTTCCGCCGGCGCCGAAGACGCCGTGCGATACCGGCTTGCGACCTAG
- a CDS encoding xanthine dehydrogenase family protein molybdopterin-binding subunit — translation MRAKTTSIENVSRRRFLQAGAGLTLGLFMPGIVGAEVQAGPGKAGSAAVGDMIFEPNAFLRIGSDNTVTVISKHLEMGQGAYTGLATLVAEELDADWSQIRVEGAPADAARYNNLFWGQAQGTGGSTAMANSWEQMRKAGAAARAMLIAAAASLWQVSATQISVRDGVVQHAASGKSATFGELAEAAAGQPVPSEVTLKAPQDFRLIGKSAPRVDSDAKTDGTAQFTQDVQLPGMLVAVVAHSPRFGGRVKAFDAAKAKGINGVVDVVQIPQGVAVLANDTWSAKKGRDALQIEWDDSGAFALGSDALMAQYRETAEQPGLNARNDGDIAAAFSAAAETVEAAFEFPYLAHAAMEPMNCVMQLSEQGCEIWNGEQLHTGDQHAVAAVFGLKPEQVTIHTLYAGGSFGRRACKDSDYLVESAQIVKAHGGSAPVKLVWLREDDMHGGYYRPAFYHTLKASLGKDGELTGWHHRLVGQSIVTGSPFEKMLLKDGIDAVSVEGASTLPYAIPNLWVDLHSPTDVGVPVLWWRSVGSSHTAFSTEAFFDEVAQKAGKDPVEWRLAMLDKHPRHAGVLKLAAEKAGWGTPLPAADGVRRGRGIAVHESFNSFVAQVAEVSVKPDGSVRVDRIVSAVDCGIAINPDNVRAQVEGGVGFALSSVLHGAITLKDGVVEQDNFDSYAPIRIDEMPQVEVHIMPSAEPPTGIGEPGVPPVAPAVVNAIAAATGKRLYSLPIDSASLAA, via the coding sequence ATGCGAGCCAAGACAACTTCGATCGAAAACGTCAGTCGCCGTCGCTTCCTGCAGGCAGGCGCAGGCTTGACTCTCGGTCTGTTCATGCCCGGCATCGTCGGCGCCGAGGTGCAGGCGGGGCCAGGCAAGGCAGGCAGCGCGGCGGTCGGCGACATGATCTTCGAACCCAACGCGTTCCTGCGCATCGGCAGCGACAACACCGTCACGGTGATCTCGAAACATCTCGAGATGGGGCAGGGTGCCTATACCGGCTTGGCGACGCTGGTCGCCGAAGAACTCGATGCCGACTGGTCTCAGATCCGCGTTGAGGGTGCGCCGGCCGATGCTGCACGTTACAACAACCTGTTCTGGGGGCAGGCGCAGGGCACCGGCGGCAGTACCGCGATGGCGAACTCCTGGGAGCAGATGCGCAAGGCAGGCGCCGCAGCGCGCGCGATGCTGATCGCTGCGGCCGCCAGCCTGTGGCAGGTGTCGGCAACACAGATCAGTGTGCGCGATGGCGTCGTGCAGCATGCGGCTTCGGGCAAGTCGGCAACGTTCGGCGAACTAGCCGAAGCGGCGGCCGGGCAGCCGGTGCCGAGCGAAGTCACGCTCAAGGCACCGCAAGACTTCCGCCTGATCGGCAAATCGGCGCCGCGTGTCGATAGCGACGCCAAGACCGACGGCACGGCGCAGTTCACCCAGGATGTGCAGCTGCCGGGCATGTTGGTCGCCGTGGTTGCCCATTCGCCGCGCTTCGGCGGCAGGGTCAAGGCGTTCGATGCCGCTAAAGCCAAGGGCATCAACGGCGTCGTCGATGTCGTGCAGATACCGCAAGGTGTTGCCGTATTGGCCAACGACACCTGGTCGGCGAAGAAAGGTCGCGATGCCTTGCAGATCGAGTGGGACGACAGCGGTGCCTTTGCACTCGGCAGCGACGCACTCATGGCGCAGTACCGTGAAACCGCCGAACAGCCGGGCCTCAACGCGCGCAACGATGGCGATATCGCTGCGGCGTTTTCCGCTGCTGCCGAAACCGTTGAGGCCGCGTTCGAGTTTCCGTATCTCGCGCATGCGGCGATGGAGCCGATGAACTGCGTGATGCAGCTGAGCGAGCAGGGATGTGAAATCTGGAATGGCGAGCAACTGCACACCGGCGATCAGCATGCCGTGGCTGCAGTGTTCGGCCTCAAACCCGAACAGGTCACGATTCATACCTTGTATGCCGGTGGCAGCTTCGGCCGTCGTGCCTGCAAGGATTCGGACTACCTGGTCGAGTCTGCGCAGATCGTCAAGGCTCATGGCGGCAGTGCGCCGGTCAAGCTGGTGTGGTTGCGCGAAGACGATATGCATGGCGGTTACTACCGACCGGCGTTCTATCACACCCTGAAGGCGTCGCTGGGCAAGGACGGTGAACTGACCGGCTGGCATCACCGGCTGGTCGGCCAATCGATCGTTACCGGCTCGCCGTTCGAGAAGATGTTGTTGAAGGACGGAATCGATGCGGTGTCGGTCGAGGGCGCATCGACCCTGCCTTACGCGATACCGAACCTGTGGGTCGATCTGCATTCACCGACCGATGTGGGTGTGCCGGTGCTGTGGTGGCGCTCGGTGGGCTCGTCACATACCGCGTTCTCGACCGAAGCGTTCTTCGACGAGGTTGCGCAAAAGGCCGGTAAGGACCCGGTCGAATGGCGGCTTGCGATGCTCGACAAGCATCCGCGCCATGCCGGGGTGTTGAAGCTGGCGGCCGAGAAGGCCGGTTGGGGAACGCCTTTGCCTGCTGCAGACGGTGTGCGTCGCGGTCGCGGTATCGCGGTGCACGAGTCGTTCAACAGCTTCGTTGCACAGGTTGCCGAGGTATCGGTCAAACCGGATGGCTCGGTCAGAGTCGATCGAATCGTGTCGGCAGTCGACTGCGGTATCGCGATCAACCCGGACAATGTGCGTGCCCAGGTCGAAGGTGGTGTCGGTTTTGCGTTGTCGTCCGTATTGCACGGTGCCATCACGCTCAAAGACGGCGTCGTCGAGCAGGACAACTTCGATAGCTATGCGCCGATCCGTATCGACGAGATGCCGCAGGTCGAGGTGCACATCATGCCGTCTGCCGAACCACCGACCGGCATCGGCGAACCCGGTGTGCCGCCGGTCGCGCCGGCTGTGGTCAATGCGATCGCGGCGGCAACCGGCAAACGTCTGTACAGCCTGCCGATCGATAGCGCTTCTTTGGCCGCCTGA